From the Leptolyngbya iicbica LK genome, the window CATGCGGGTTACGGCCCCATTTATCAGGGCGAGGACACGGGGCTTGCCACGCCTCTGCTTGCATCAAATGCAGTTGAAACTCGCCCACCTGCAACCAGTAGCCTGGAAAGTTGAGCGATCGCGGGGCAATGGGCAACTCTAAAACGTCGCGATAAAACTCCAAACTGCGTTCTAAATCGCTGACGAGCAGGGCGACGTGGAGCGATCGCATCACCATAGCCATGAGCTTTCACCTTCAGCAAACAACAATAGTTTCAGCTTAGGTGATGGGGCGATCGGTCAAAATCGGTCACTAAATTACTCACTCCAGAGTTGGCTGGTAGTCTCAGTGGGCTTCGATGAGGGCGAGTTGCGCTCCCTGATAGTAGTGGCCCAAAATTTGCTGATAGGTATAGCCCTGCTGCGCCATATTGTGAGCGCCCCACTGGCTCATGCCAATGCCGTGCCCAAAGCCCCGGCCCCTGACTTGCACCTGTCCCCCAGCAACCGAGATCGAAAACAACGTGCTGCGGAGTCCTAGCGCATTGCGAAAATCGTTGCCTGTGAAGGTGCGCGCCCCGCGATCTCCTTCCACCAAAATTTCGCGTACCCGCCCCTGGGGGGTCGTGCGTTGAGGCAGGGCACTAATGAGCCGACCCACATCCGGCATCAAGCGACTGAACTCATCGCTAGAAAACGTTCGTACCCATTCAAAAACGGGGGCTCCAGCATCAAAATCTTGTACGCCGCGCAGATAAGGGAGCGGTTGACTCCAGATGTCTTCCACATTTTCCGTATGTCCCCCTGATGAGGAATGAAACACCGCCTCAATTACCTGTCCCCCATAGGTCAATACCTGGCTGCGAGTACCTTCCACCGCAGCTTGGGTGCTCTGGGTTTCGTCGGCCAAGCCGCCATAGACCTGATACGCTGTTGTGCTGCCGACATCATAGTAAGGACTGCGTGACTGATTGCGTCGGTGAAGTGCGAAAGAGCGAGCGGCTACAGCCTGCGCCTTCAACGCTTCCAGCGGCCAACTAGCCGGCATCTCGCTACCCACCACGCTGTAAAGATACTGCTCTAAATCGACATAGTTAATGGCAGTGACCCCACTACCGTTTGACATCACCAGTACCCGACCGCGATACCAGCGATCACCAATAAACACATAGCCATTCGCCCCCGGCTCGACCCAAAACGAAGAGCCCACCGAGTCCGCTGCCTTGACCTGGGCCCCTTGCGCCGCCACAGTGAGCGATCGCCCCTCTGGCACCTGAGCAATGTGCTGTCCCTGCTGGTTGCGAATCGTCCCCGTATTAGAAGTGCCGACCACCACTTGGCTCGCCCCCTCCTGAATCGCGATGCGCATTTCTAACGCTAGGGCTGGCAAGCAGCAAAGCAACCAAGCAAAAACCGTCAAACCGCCCTTTGGGAGCAACTGACAGAAAGCTGTCCACCAAATTGGAACAACGGCATCAGCGGAGGCTTTGAGATACGCCATAATTGTGACTTCCAAAGGGGCAAAGAGCGTTCAGGGAGCAGGCACCCAACCACCTGATGAAAATAACTTTTTGGTCAAACTAAATTAGCGTTTCAGCGTCAGAAATGTCTGGCTTTTGCACTAGTGATAGAGGTTGACAAATCACGAGTAGTAGACAGTGAAAAACCAAGCTGGGAGAACTTTCATTCACGCAACTTGGCCGAC encodes:
- a CDS encoding VOC family protein; protein product: MAMVMRSLHVALLVSDLERSLEFYRDVLELPIAPRSLNFPGYWLQVGEFQLHLMQAEAWQAPCPRPDKWGRNPHVALQVDDLSDFKDRLEAQGYPLQMSASGRAALFTQDPDGNIIELSQA
- a CDS encoding SpoIID/LytB domain-containing protein is translated as MAYLKASADAVVPIWWTAFCQLLPKGGLTVFAWLLCCLPALALEMRIAIQEGASQVVVGTSNTGTIRNQQGQHIAQVPEGRSLTVAAQGAQVKAADSVGSSFWVEPGANGYVFIGDRWYRGRVLVMSNGSGVTAINYVDLEQYLYSVVGSEMPASWPLEALKAQAVAARSFALHRRNQSRSPYYDVGSTTAYQVYGGLADETQSTQAAVEGTRSQVLTYGGQVIEAVFHSSSGGHTENVEDIWSQPLPYLRGVQDFDAGAPVFEWVRTFSSDEFSRLMPDVGRLISALPQRTTPQGRVREILVEGDRGARTFTGNDFRNALGLRSTLFSISVAGGQVQVRGRGFGHGIGMSQWGAHNMAQQGYTYQQILGHYYQGAQLALIEAH